Proteins from a genomic interval of Flammeovirgaceae bacterium SG7u.111:
- a CDS encoding fibronectin type III domain-containing protein: MKKDFTLKPKLKLFVLSFLLLLTFQANATHIRGGYLTGKHISGLTYEFNVYIYRDVDGVPPQFGEMEIWNGSQEVLAEIVVPESLGFSPVDSQTEFLKYTITYTFSTEGEYKVSFYEQSRAPGVKNISSSGNNAFFVQSIFYVESSTILNSAPLSAITPRFYARNSTKEYLNPFIYDLDEDSISFRLTTPKQDINETGTGIEVSDYLFPNDSSFHNGDLTKVFKIDQNSGQITVDVSEPGEFHFAFYVDEWKDGKLVSSINFDMQFISIDDHHEIPTYSDPRVGFLENTCITNQSKMLGAIKISNADYYTYESNFTNNSAIKIFERTEVDIGGYHNVLDFEINTDSPEELIGTEFIVKVRAFRGNQFSKDSKQWSFRVFPGTAPAVPTALMGGEKKTLHLSWSPYQSKGSNKMSIWRLKGQEPNFDLSCSDFPNHEVDFEKIGEVDGTDTTFIDYNGGVPISPDTNYFYVLRAEFGEAFSPFSDITLAIESEDTLSSVKGIVFYDENENGIWDEYERALPKINVKLFPENEIAISDSSGNIEFEVPYGVYSIDLLKGNYWEATTPAHNFILNGEKDTVFHIGVKALVEKPFMASIYINSPRVRCGFEVQYNVTVQNNRDFLLENGKVGFVKDSLFTYETANPVPDEINGDTLLWNTALAPLGKEVFKIKLRAPSVEHMGDTLRNGLFYSHPLETVPATKSTKTELTCAYDPNDKLVTPVGVKEENYTLMSEYLEYTVRFQNTGTDTAFNVEIRDELDDNLDLSTFEVVSNSHAVRTHINKFGEAVFAFDDIHLPDSNVNEPASHGFVMYKAMPKAELPDFTKIENTAYIYFDFNPAIVTNTTLNTLVYNIPPDAPDSLEAVEVTKTSVNLSWLDRSDEETGFVVERGNDSFFASFKEFSLPANATSFTDTALNDNTTYYYRVRTENNGILSDFSNVVRVKTLEEVINAPTNLSIGFGDGYHPILTWEDNADNETNYLIERAANNLFNNMTTVSEPADTEGFTDWEIEVGSSYFYRIRAVNSLAVSAPSNVVNVLVTSLEDSKLEEKVFLYPNPASESLYVEVPQELGKEVNYSLKNSAGTVIEQKSVPAQPQIGIDLSRVPQGFYILELSIGDSYFMRKMVKE; the protein is encoded by the coding sequence ATGAAAAAGGACTTTACCCTCAAACCAAAGCTCAAGCTATTTGTGCTTTCTTTCCTGTTATTATTAACGTTTCAAGCAAATGCCACGCATATCCGTGGAGGATATCTCACAGGAAAACATATAAGTGGGCTTACATATGAGTTTAATGTTTATATATACAGAGACGTGGATGGAGTGCCGCCCCAGTTTGGTGAAATGGAGATATGGAATGGTTCACAAGAAGTGTTAGCTGAAATTGTAGTGCCTGAATCCTTAGGTTTCAGTCCAGTAGATTCGCAAACAGAGTTTTTAAAATATACTATTACATATACTTTTTCTACTGAAGGAGAGTACAAGGTGAGTTTTTATGAACAAAGTAGGGCTCCTGGCGTAAAAAATATATCCTCGTCTGGTAATAATGCTTTTTTTGTTCAGTCTATTTTTTACGTTGAGAGTTCTACCATATTAAATAGTGCTCCTTTATCAGCTATTACACCTAGGTTTTATGCAAGGAATTCAACAAAAGAATACCTAAACCCTTTTATCTATGATCTAGATGAAGATAGTATTTCTTTTAGGTTAACCACACCCAAACAAGATATAAATGAAACGGGGACAGGTATTGAGGTCTCTGATTATCTCTTTCCGAATGATTCTTCTTTTCATAATGGTGATTTGACTAAAGTATTTAAAATTGATCAAAATAGTGGACAGATCACTGTTGATGTATCGGAACCTGGAGAGTTTCATTTTGCGTTTTATGTTGATGAATGGAAGGATGGCAAACTCGTTAGTAGTATTAATTTCGATATGCAATTTATATCGATAGATGATCATCATGAAATTCCAACTTATAGTGATCCGAGAGTTGGTTTTTTAGAAAATACTTGTATCACTAATCAAAGTAAAATGTTGGGAGCTATTAAAATTAGCAATGCTGATTATTATACCTATGAAAGTAACTTTACTAATAATAGTGCAATCAAAATATTTGAAAGGACAGAAGTAGATATAGGAGGATACCACAATGTATTGGATTTTGAAATTAATACTGATTCTCCTGAAGAGTTAATAGGAACTGAATTCATCGTAAAGGTTCGAGCATTTCGGGGGAATCAATTCTCTAAAGATTCTAAACAATGGAGTTTTAGAGTATTCCCAGGTACTGCACCTGCAGTTCCTACTGCACTTATGGGGGGTGAAAAGAAGACTCTTCATCTATCTTGGTCTCCCTATCAGAGTAAAGGTTCCAATAAAATGAGTATTTGGAGATTAAAAGGGCAAGAACCCAATTTTGATCTGAGTTGTTCAGACTTTCCCAACCATGAAGTTGATTTTGAAAAGATAGGAGAGGTAGATGGGACAGACACAACGTTTATAGATTATAATGGAGGAGTACCTATTTCTCCAGACACCAATTATTTTTATGTGCTCAGGGCTGAATTTGGAGAAGCTTTTAGTCCTTTTTCTGATATTACGTTAGCTATTGAATCTGAAGATACATTATCAAGTGTCAAAGGAATAGTTTTTTATGATGAAAACGAAAATGGAATTTGGGATGAATATGAAAGGGCTTTACCTAAAATAAATGTGAAGCTATTTCCTGAAAATGAAATAGCAATAAGTGATTCGAGTGGGAATATTGAGTTTGAAGTTCCCTATGGAGTTTATTCTATTGATTTATTGAAAGGGAACTATTGGGAAGCTACAACTCCTGCTCACAATTTTATTCTTAATGGTGAAAAAGATACGGTTTTTCACATTGGTGTAAAAGCTTTAGTAGAGAAACCATTTATGGCATCTATTTACATCAACTCTCCAAGGGTAAGGTGCGGTTTTGAAGTGCAGTACAATGTAACGGTTCAAAACAATAGAGATTTTCTACTCGAAAATGGAAAAGTGGGGTTTGTGAAAGATTCTCTTTTTACCTATGAGACGGCCAACCCTGTACCCGATGAGATAAATGGAGATACATTGCTTTGGAACACTGCGCTTGCTCCGCTAGGAAAAGAGGTTTTTAAAATCAAGTTGAGAGCTCCCAGTGTGGAACACATGGGCGATACACTTCGGAACGGCTTGTTTTACTCTCACCCGCTGGAGACTGTTCCTGCTACCAAAAGTACAAAAACAGAGCTGACGTGCGCTTACGACCCCAACGACAAGTTGGTTACCCCTGTGGGCGTTAAGGAGGAGAACTATACGCTGATGAGCGAGTACCTGGAATACACGGTGAGGTTCCAGAACACGGGGACGGACACGGCTTTCAATGTGGAAATTCGGGACGAACTGGACGATAATCTCGACCTTTCTACCTTTGAGGTGGTGAGCAACAGCCACGCCGTAAGGACGCATATCAATAAATTTGGGGAAGCGGTGTTTGCTTTTGACGATATCCATCTACCCGATAGCAACGTGAACGAACCTGCCAGCCATGGTTTTGTGATGTACAAGGCGATGCCCAAGGCCGAGTTGCCCGATTTTACCAAAATTGAGAATACGGCATACATCTACTTCGATTTCAATCCTGCCATAGTGACCAACACCACGCTGAACACTTTGGTATACAACATCCCTCCCGATGCTCCCGATAGCTTGGAAGCGGTGGAGGTAACCAAAACTTCGGTAAACCTAAGCTGGCTCGATAGGTCAGATGAAGAGACAGGTTTTGTGGTAGAAAGAGGAAACGATAGTTTTTTTGCCAGTTTCAAAGAATTTTCTCTTCCCGCCAATGCCACTTCTTTTACCGATACGGCGCTCAACGACAATACTACGTATTATTACCGGGTAAGGACTGAAAACAACGGTATTTTATCTGACTTCAGTAATGTGGTCCGAGTAAAAACACTGGAAGAGGTAATTAATGCTCCTACTAACCTGAGCATCGGCTTTGGAGATGGGTATCACCCAATTCTCACATGGGAGGACAATGCCGACAACGAGACCAATTACCTTATAGAGCGTGCGGCAAACAACCTTTTTAACAATATGACAACAGTTTCAGAACCTGCGGATACCGAAGGGTTTACCGATTGGGAAATAGAAGTTGGTAGTTCCTATTTTTATCGAATACGGGCGGTCAATAGCCTAGCGGTGTCTGCGCCTAGCAATGTGGTAAATGTTTTGGTTACTTCGCTTGAAGACAGCAAACTGGAAGAGAAGGTGTTCCTCTATCCCAACCCCGCTTCGGAAAGCTTATATGTAGAAGTGCCTCAAGAGCTAGGCAAAGAAGTAAATTACTCTTTAAAAAATAGTGCAGGTACTGTCATAGAGCAAAAAAGTGTGCCTGCCCAACCGCAAATAGGCATCGATTTGTCAAGAGTTCCCCAAGGTTTTTATATCTTGGAGCTGAGCATTGGCGATTCGTATTTCATGCGAAAAATGGTGAAGGAGTGA
- a CDS encoding T9SS type A sorting domain-containing protein — MKNLSTRRNALIFVALMVLFTLAEVNANHIRGGYLTGEQTGELSFTFTVYLYRDMDGVPAQSGLFEFGHSSATPTLVEPESLGITANGKIELLKYTVAHVFPSAGEYKVSYYEQNRNLGVRNMLASGQTPFYIQSVFKVSPMYQENFSPRFSLVPMGELFAFTSTKLNLFPYDVDGDSLSFRLVVPKQGVDDAGEDIDVNSYFYPNHHTFQQGEQGKVFEIDSVSGILTIDVPETGEYYYAVYADEWRDGVKISSVCLDIEFVSIESSNDSNSNRFAKPFISFNEETCFGINESRVEAFRIKNADTFEVTTNFENSSYIHLTEKVEADIKDYHNVFELVFTGFPAEEVTDSIYTINITANRGYETISREWNFHLSPGSQSATPDAEFTAQKDSVILSWDSYQSFSASEVSVWRFSGDISIFSTNCLERGKQIEMEFEKIGVVAGTDTVFIDQNGGMPFGEQPYFYVLRATYSEAEELYSPFSDIALATSADNNFATLRGTVFYDENRNDTLDDGESLLKGIEVTLLPTGQNSTSDLKGEFEFEVPFGLYQIGLEQTPDWKLLNSDNWVVLDKEETVDFNLALVPSYQDISILLSGSVFNETCQSSVDYDLFVYNNGTENLESGMVGFVKDPRLVFVDATLAPDIQKGDSLIWEGVNLAAYQTKRISMTFNTEGITTIGETSGNAIFFSNPILDKEVPFHVGVCNSDPIYVGLDDSQLEKGVILYPNPASESLYVEFSQGIGDKLSYSLRNATGSLIEQKTLLSQPQIGIDLSRVPQGFYILELSIGDSYFKRKLVKE, encoded by the coding sequence ATGAAAAATCTAAGCACTCGGAGAAATGCACTAATTTTTGTTGCACTAATGGTTTTGTTTACGCTTGCTGAAGTAAATGCTAACCATATTAGAGGAGGATACTTGACCGGAGAACAAACCGGCGAGCTTAGCTTCACGTTCACGGTTTACCTTTATCGAGATATGGATGGGGTTCCTGCCCAATCTGGGCTTTTTGAATTTGGGCACTCTTCTGCCACGCCTACTTTGGTTGAGCCAGAATCGTTAGGGATTACTGCAAATGGAAAAATCGAACTGTTGAAATATACGGTTGCGCATGTCTTCCCTTCGGCAGGAGAATATAAGGTGAGTTATTATGAGCAAAATAGAAATCTGGGAGTGAGGAATATGTTGGCCTCTGGGCAAACTCCATTCTATATCCAATCTGTTTTCAAGGTAAGCCCTATGTACCAAGAAAATTTTTCCCCTAGGTTCTCTTTAGTGCCTATGGGTGAACTATTTGCTTTCACTAGCACCAAGCTCAATTTGTTTCCCTATGATGTTGATGGAGATAGCCTGTCATTTAGGTTGGTTGTACCCAAGCAAGGTGTAGATGATGCTGGGGAAGATATTGATGTCAACAGTTATTTTTACCCAAATCATCACACTTTCCAACAAGGAGAACAGGGTAAGGTATTCGAAATAGATTCCGTTTCGGGTATATTGACTATCGATGTTCCAGAAACTGGTGAATATTACTATGCAGTATATGCTGATGAATGGCGGGATGGTGTGAAGATAAGTTCGGTATGTTTAGATATTGAGTTTGTAAGTATAGAAAGTTCAAATGATTCGAATAGCAATAGGTTTGCCAAACCATTTATCTCTTTCAATGAAGAAACTTGCTTTGGAATAAATGAAAGTAGGGTAGAGGCATTTAGAATAAAAAACGCCGATACTTTTGAAGTAACTACCAATTTTGAAAACTCCTCGTATATCCATCTTACAGAAAAAGTAGAAGCTGATATTAAGGATTATCACAATGTTTTTGAGCTGGTATTTACTGGCTTTCCCGCAGAAGAAGTAACCGATTCTATTTACACTATTAATATAACGGCTAATCGTGGCTATGAAACTATTTCCAGAGAATGGAATTTCCACTTAAGTCCGGGCTCTCAGTCAGCAACTCCCGATGCTGAATTTACGGCTCAAAAAGATTCTGTTATTCTTTCTTGGGATTCTTACCAAAGCTTTTCGGCTAGCGAAGTTTCTGTTTGGCGATTTAGTGGCGATATCTCGATTTTTAGTACAAATTGTTTGGAGCGGGGTAAACAAATAGAAATGGAATTTGAGAAAATAGGGGTAGTAGCTGGAACAGACACGGTATTTATAGATCAAAATGGAGGGATGCCTTTCGGTGAACAGCCTTACTTTTATGTCCTTCGGGCAACTTATTCAGAAGCTGAAGAGCTATATAGCCCATTTTCTGATATAGCTCTTGCTACAAGTGCTGATAACAATTTTGCTACGTTGAGAGGTACGGTTTTTTACGATGAAAACAGGAATGATACTTTAGATGATGGAGAAAGCTTACTGAAGGGTATTGAAGTCACTCTTCTGCCTACGGGGCAAAACTCTACAAGTGATTTGAAGGGTGAGTTTGAATTTGAAGTACCTTTTGGGCTTTATCAAATAGGACTCGAACAAACCCCTGATTGGAAGTTGCTTAATTCAGATAATTGGGTTGTTTTAGACAAGGAAGAAACTGTTGATTTCAACTTGGCTTTAGTGCCATCTTACCAAGATATTTCTATTCTATTGTCAGGTTCTGTTTTCAATGAAACCTGCCAATCTTCAGTAGATTATGACCTTTTTGTCTATAACAATGGTACTGAGAACTTGGAAAGTGGGATGGTTGGTTTTGTCAAAGATCCGCGATTGGTTTTTGTAGATGCTACACTAGCTCCCGATATCCAAAAAGGAGATAGTTTGATTTGGGAGGGGGTGAACTTGGCCGCATATCAGACTAAGCGGATAAGTATGACTTTCAATACGGAGGGAATAACCACTATAGGCGAGACTTCAGGAAATGCTATTTTCTTCTCCAATCCTATTTTAGATAAGGAAGTACCCTTCCATGTTGGTGTTTGCAATAGTGACCCAATCTACGTCGGGCTTGACGATAGCCAATTGGAAAAAGGTGTTATACTCTACCCCAATCCCGCTTCGGAAAGCTTGTATGTGGAGTTTTCCCAAGGTATTGGAGATAAGCTGAGCTACTCGCTCAGGAATGCGACTGGTTCGTTGATTGAGCAGAAAACCTTGCTATCCCAACCGCAAATAGGCATCGATTTGTCAAGAGTTCCCCAAGGTTTTTATATCTTGGAGCTGAGCATTGGCGATTCGTATTTTAAGCGGAAGCTGGTGAAAGAGTGA
- a CDS encoding M56 family metallopeptidase — MNYLKLLGEYSYIIQVSISLLILYGFYIFFLRKESFFVVNRVYLISTLILSISLPLVWLIEFDNNQFSIDSGNEITVFITENLPKTNLNPASQELGEVESTFFWQQLVFYIYLTGCAISLFLFAKSLFSLFKLISRHKLERKEGYCQIDLPDSYPTFSFFNIIFLNKKELATKDAAQIILHEKAHVKQWHSLDIIFAELVSIAFWFHPACYAYKNELRKVHEYLADDYVLKSGIGKEAYANLLVEEILQSNALPLANNFFSINILKSRIMMMHKSKPRLLAKSKLLFALPVFAFLAIVGACSNQLNNQMQLKEFELFGYTRPHSNFANYDLVEKNNAANKELPSLITKALKEGNLQAYSIDFSSENPLGKELSIEEIEENYNEYWGTVKENGKEYITIVDASTPQARKETYPMDDPVLFSFRADEMNGGETFITMSIGAVFRPTGRDKHIASFKLEELEKAIGAKISMITKPYPY, encoded by the coding sequence ATGAACTACTTGAAACTACTCGGGGAATATAGCTACATTATTCAAGTCAGCATTTCCTTATTGATCTTATATGGGTTCTATATTTTCTTTCTCAGAAAAGAATCATTCTTCGTCGTCAATAGAGTTTATCTGATTTCCACGCTAATCCTTTCCATTTCCTTGCCGCTAGTCTGGTTAATTGAGTTTGATAACAACCAGTTTTCTATTGATTCGGGTAATGAAATCACTGTTTTCATCACAGAAAATTTACCAAAAACAAATCTCAATCCTGCGTCTCAAGAACTTGGAGAAGTTGAGTCAACTTTCTTTTGGCAACAATTAGTTTTTTACATTTACCTCACTGGCTGTGCTATCTCACTTTTCTTATTTGCAAAGTCACTTTTCTCTCTTTTTAAGTTGATAAGTAGGCACAAATTGGAAAGAAAAGAAGGTTATTGTCAAATTGACTTGCCTGATAGCTACCCTACTTTTTCGTTTTTCAATATCATTTTCTTGAACAAGAAAGAATTGGCAACTAAGGATGCAGCTCAAATCATATTGCATGAGAAAGCTCATGTCAAGCAATGGCATTCGCTCGATATAATTTTTGCTGAACTTGTCAGTATTGCTTTCTGGTTTCACCCTGCCTGCTATGCGTACAAAAATGAATTGCGAAAAGTGCATGAATACCTAGCAGATGACTACGTCCTGAAATCAGGAATCGGTAAAGAAGCTTATGCAAATTTACTAGTGGAGGAAATTTTACAATCCAACGCTCTTCCTCTCGCAAATAATTTCTTCAGTATAAACATTTTAAAATCGAGAATCATGATGATGCACAAATCAAAACCACGCCTTTTAGCCAAGAGTAAGCTGTTGTTTGCCCTCCCTGTATTTGCCTTTTTGGCAATAGTGGGAGCTTGTTCCAATCAATTGAACAATCAAATGCAACTCAAAGAATTTGAACTCTTTGGGTATACTCGTCCCCATTCGAACTTTGCGAATTATGACTTAGTAGAAAAGAATAATGCTGCAAACAAGGAATTACCTTCTCTCATAACAAAAGCTTTAAAAGAAGGAAATCTCCAAGCATATAGCATCGACTTTTCGAGTGAAAATCCATTAGGTAAAGAATTGTCTATAGAGGAAATAGAAGAAAACTATAATGAATATTGGGGAACAGTAAAGGAAAATGGGAAAGAATATATCACCATTGTAGATGCTAGTACTCCGCAAGCTAGGAAAGAAACTTACCCTATGGATGACCCCGTTTTATTTAGCTTCAGGGCAGATGAAATGAATGGAGGTGAAACGTTCATTACCATGTCAATAGGAGCAGTGTTTAGACCTACAGGAAGAGATAAGCACATAGCTAGCTTCAAACTGGAAGAGCTTGAAAAAGCCATAGGGGCAAAAATCAGTATGATAACTAAGCCATATCCTTACTAG
- a CDS encoding BlaI/MecI/CopY family transcriptional regulator, which translates to MRELTQAEEKVMQILWELKEAFVRDILEKFEGDKKPSYTTVSTVIRVLEGKGFVDHKVFGNTHLYFPKVSKEEYSEFAAFSMLEKYFSGSVGKLVSFFAKKEKVDIQDLDEVIKLINEKKSEE; encoded by the coding sequence TTGAGAGAATTAACACAGGCAGAAGAAAAGGTAATGCAGATTTTATGGGAGTTGAAAGAAGCATTCGTAAGAGATATCCTCGAAAAGTTTGAAGGGGATAAAAAGCCGAGTTATACCACAGTTTCGACTGTGATAAGGGTGCTTGAAGGAAAAGGGTTCGTAGACCATAAGGTGTTTGGAAATACTCATTTGTACTTCCCAAAAGTATCGAAAGAAGAATACAGCGAATTTGCTGCTTTTTCTATGTTAGAAAAATATTTCAGTGGGTCGGTTGGTAAACTCGTATCCTTTTTTGCCAAAAAGGAGAAGGTTGATATCCAAGACCTAGATGAAGTCATTAAGCTTATCAACGAGAAAAAATCAGAAGAATAG
- a CDS encoding YdeI/OmpD-associated family protein yields the protein MPKKEIETYCPKSRTDWRKWLEKNHQSAQSVWLVYFKSSTKVASLSWSEAVDEALCFGWIDSTKKTIDEERYMQYFSRRKPNSMWSKINKEKVAKLIQNNLMAKAGFDSIEIAKQNGSWTILDEVEALVIPEDLKEELANHKGVMEYFESLSKSIKKMLLYWVISAKRAETRQKRILEVAESASKNLKPKHFR from the coding sequence ATGCCTAAAAAGGAAATAGAAACATATTGCCCTAAAAGCCGAACAGATTGGCGAAAATGGTTAGAAAAAAATCATCAGTCAGCGCAGTCCGTTTGGCTTGTTTATTTTAAGTCATCAACAAAAGTTGCTTCTCTTAGTTGGAGTGAAGCTGTTGATGAAGCACTCTGCTTTGGGTGGATAGATAGCACTAAAAAGACCATTGACGAAGAAAGGTATATGCAATATTTCAGCAGAAGAAAGCCTAATAGTATGTGGTCAAAAATAAACAAAGAGAAAGTTGCCAAACTCATCCAAAATAACCTAATGGCAAAAGCAGGCTTTGACAGTATAGAAATTGCTAAACAGAATGGCTCTTGGACAATTTTAGATGAAGTTGAAGCACTTGTAATTCCAGAAGATTTAAAAGAAGAATTGGCAAATCACAAAGGCGTCATGGAATACTTTGAAAGTCTAAGTAAGTCCATTAAAAAAATGTTGTTGTACTGGGTCATTTCTGCTAAAAGGGCAGAGACAAGACAAAAGCGGATTTTAGAAGTAGCAGAAAGTGCAAGTAAAAACTTGAAGCCCAAACATTTTAGGTGA
- a CDS encoding alpha/beta hydrolase, translating into MKNVINTGFDPTEFPKPTMISVNGIELEVFEAGQQNRGKPIVLCHGFPEHAFSWRYQVPALVKAGYHVIIPNQRGYGNSSCPTEVIDYDIERLTGDLAALLDHYKYESATFIGHDWGANVVWRLAQLHPKRVNKIINLALPYQERGEKPWIEFMEEIFGEEFYFVHFNKKPGVADGILDENTSQFIRNLFRKNVPPAPPEPGMLMINLARAEKTLGESLMSDSELSVFISAFKSSGFTGSINWYRNIDRNWHLLADVNPIIQQPTLMVYGERDMIPKSENLKDFVPNVEVVSLDCGHCIQQELPEETNQAILKWLGRHNA; encoded by the coding sequence ATGAAAAACGTAATTAACACTGGGTTTGACCCAACCGAGTTTCCAAAGCCTACTATGATTTCTGTCAATGGTATAGAGCTAGAAGTGTTTGAAGCAGGTCAACAAAATCGGGGAAAACCTATCGTACTCTGTCATGGTTTTCCTGAACATGCGTTTTCTTGGCGTTATCAGGTACCAGCTCTTGTCAAAGCTGGCTATCACGTTATCATTCCTAACCAGAGAGGTTATGGTAACTCATCTTGCCCGACTGAAGTAATCGACTATGACATTGAGCGCTTGACTGGAGATCTTGCGGCACTTCTTGATCACTACAAATACGAAAGCGCTACTTTTATCGGTCATGATTGGGGGGCAAATGTGGTATGGAGGTTGGCTCAATTGCATCCTAAACGGGTAAACAAAATAATCAATCTGGCTTTGCCTTATCAAGAACGTGGAGAAAAACCTTGGATTGAGTTCATGGAGGAAATATTTGGCGAAGAGTTTTATTTTGTGCACTTCAATAAAAAGCCAGGAGTAGCAGACGGTATATTGGATGAAAACACATCTCAGTTCATTCGTAATTTGTTCCGAAAAAACGTACCTCCCGCACCACCTGAGCCAGGAATGTTGATGATTAATCTTGCAAGGGCAGAAAAAACACTTGGAGAGTCCTTAATGAGCGACAGCGAACTGTCTGTTTTCATTTCCGCCTTCAAGTCATCAGGATTCACAGGAAGTATAAACTGGTACAGAAACATTGATCGAAACTGGCATTTATTGGCGGACGTAAACCCTATCATTCAACAACCGACCCTTATGGTATATGGTGAACGAGATATGATTCCGAAATCTGAAAACCTAAAAGATTTTGTTCCTAATGTGGAAGTGGTTAGTTTGGATTGTGGTCATTGTATTCAGCAAGAACTTCCAGAAGAAACAAATCAAGCTATTTTAAAATGGTTAGGACGACATAATGCCTAA
- a CDS encoding YafY family protein encodes MEYSEVNRLSRLTAILIQVQTKRIVTASELSQKFQVSKRTIYRDIKALESAGVPILTEEGKGYTLMDGYKVPPVMFTEKQANALILAEQLVLKSKDASFVKDYSEAIDKIKSILRYSIKDKANLLANRTQYNEALHQERSSNNLSDLQNALTNYNLVKIEYIDKENAVSVRLIEPFAILNSENWYLVAWCRLRNGFRFFRPDRIQKMEILSENFEPHNMTLQEYFDKYH; translated from the coding sequence ATGGAATATTCCGAAGTGAATAGGTTATCTCGATTAACAGCAATTTTAATTCAAGTACAGACGAAAAGAATTGTTACTGCTTCTGAATTATCCCAAAAATTTCAAGTTAGCAAAAGGACAATTTACCGAGATATTAAAGCATTGGAGAGTGCAGGTGTCCCTATTTTGACCGAAGAAGGGAAAGGCTATACATTAATGGATGGATATAAAGTTCCACCTGTGATGTTTACTGAAAAACAAGCAAACGCCTTAATTCTTGCTGAACAGTTAGTGCTGAAAAGTAAGGATGCCTCATTTGTAAAGGATTATTCGGAAGCAATAGATAAAATAAAATCAATTCTAAGATATAGTATCAAAGACAAAGCAAATTTATTGGCTAATAGAACCCAATATAACGAAGCCTTACATCAAGAAAGGAGTAGTAACAATTTATCAGATCTGCAAAATGCATTGACCAATTACAATCTTGTTAAAATAGAATACATCGATAAAGAGAATGCTGTATCAGTTAGGTTGATAGAGCCATTTGCCATATTGAATTCCGAGAATTGGTATTTAGTTGCATGGTGTCGTTTGCGTAATGGGTTTCGGTTTTTTAGACCAGACAGAATTCAAAAGATGGAAATTTTATCAGAAAATTTTGAGCCTCATAATATGACTTTACAAGAGTATTTTGACAAATATCATTAA